Part of the Amycolatopsis sp. 195334CR genome is shown below.
TCGATTCCCTGCCCGAGGACGTGGTGCGGTGGGGGCACGCGTTCGAATCCGCCGGTGACGGCGTGGTGCACTTCGCCGACGGCCGCAGCGCGGACTACGACCTGCTGGTCGGCGCGGACGGCGCGCAGTCGAGGGTCCGCGCGCTGGTCACCGACGCCCGGCCGGTGCATCTCGGCCAGAACGTCGTCGAGATCGGCATTCCCGACATCGACCACACCCACCCGGACCTCGCGGCGATGGTCGGCCGCGGCAACTACTGGGTGCTCGGCGACGGGCTTTCCCTGGCGGCGCAGCGCAACGGCGACGGCCGCGTCCGCATCGGCCTCAGCTTCTACCGCACGCCCGAGGACTGGTTCGCCACCAGCGGGATCCCGTTCGACGACCCGGCCGCCGCCCGGGCGCGGCTGGTCGAACTGCTGCCCGGCTGGGACCCGGGGATCACCGCGCTGATCGAAGCCTGCGACGACACGATCGTGGCGCGGTCGATCACCACGCTCCCGCCCGGCCTGACCTGGCCGCCGACGCCGGGCGTGACGCTGATCGGCGACGCCGCGCACCTGATGCCACCGGTCGGCGAGGGCGCCAACATGGCCCTGCTCGACGGTGCCGTGCTCGGTCTCGCCCTGGCCGCCCACGACGACCCCGCCACCGCCGTCGCCGAGTACGAACGCGAGATGTACGCCCGCACCGGCGCGGCGGCCCGCATGTCCGCCGAGATCCAGGAACTACTGACCGCCCCGGACGCGAGCCGGAAGATGCTCGCCTTCTTCCAGCCGTCCTAGCTCTGGGCGAGGTCGGCGAACCGGCTGTAGTGCAGCTGGTGGGCGACCACCACGGTGCTGGTCGGGCCGGCGCGGTGCTTGGCCAGGATCAGGTCGGCCTCCCCGGCGCGCGGGTCGTCGCGTTCCCAGGCGTCCGGGCGGTTGATCAGCAGCACGATGTCCGCGTCCTGCTCCAGTGAGCCCGACTCACGCAGGTCCGAGAGCATCGGGCGCTTGTCGGTTCGCTGTTCGGGACCACGGTTCAGCTGGCTGATCGCGACCAGCGGTACCTCGATCTCCTTGGCCAGCAGCTTC
Proteins encoded:
- a CDS encoding NAD(P)/FAD-dependent oxidoreductase yields the protein MTIAIVGAGLGGLLLARVLRVNGIESVVYERESARGARGQGGMLDIHSGQRALRDAGLLDQFFAIARGEGQDMRLLEPDGTLLLQEDTPEGAPLLRPEVDRADLRDLLLDSLPEDVVRWGHAFESAGDGVVHFADGRSADYDLLVGADGAQSRVRALVTDARPVHLGQNVVEIGIPDIDHTHPDLAAMVGRGNYWVLGDGLSLAAQRNGDGRVRIGLSFYRTPEDWFATSGIPFDDPAAARARLVELLPGWDPGITALIEACDDTIVARSITTLPPGLTWPPTPGVTLIGDAAHLMPPVGEGANMALLDGAVLGLALAAHDDPATAVAEYEREMYARTGAAARMSAEIQELLTAPDASRKMLAFFQPS